One genomic window of Quercus robur chromosome 6, dhQueRobu3.1, whole genome shotgun sequence includes the following:
- the LOC126689157 gene encoding CASP-like protein 1D2, which yields MASTDKPTDPEYNKGAPPPPPSSTVNCFVLDVTLRVLLFAAALTAVVVMVTSDQTKFFIPLGTPKAKFKHYPAFVYFVAALSVAGLYSIITTLASLSVIWKPNLSAKLLLHFVFWDVLILGLVASATGTAGGVAYVGLKGNKHVGWIKICNNYDKFCQHLAGSLAVSLFASFVLVLLVWLSVYCLHRRIPK from the exons ATGGCTTCCACTGATAAGCCTACAGACCCAGAATACAACAAGGgagctcctcctcctcctccatcttCCACTGTGAACTGTTTTGTTTTGGATGTAACCCTCAGGGTCTTATTATTTGCGGCGGCTCTGACGGCTGTCGTGGTTATGGTCACTAGTGACCAAACCAAGTTTTTTATTCCGCTAGGAACTCCCAAAGCCAAGTTTAAACACTACCCGGCTTTCGT GTACTTTGTTGCGGCACTGTCCGTTGCTGGACTTTATAGTATCATTACAACCTTAGCATCACTCTCAGTCATCTGGAAGCCAAACTTGTCAGCCAAGCTCTTGCTCCATTTTGTATTTTGGGATGTG CTGATATTGGGGCTAGTAGCTTCAGCCACTGGCACAGCAGGTGGTGTTGCATATGTTGGATTAAAGGGCAACAAGCATGTGGGGTGGATTAAGATATGCAACAATTATGATAAGTTTTGTCAGCATCTAGCAGGATCTCTTGCAGTCTCTTTGTTCGCTTCCTTTGTGCTTGTTCTTCTAGTTTGGCTCTCAGTTTACTGCCTTCATCGTCGGATCCCCAAGTAA